In a genomic window of Carassius carassius chromosome 43, fCarCar2.1, whole genome shotgun sequence:
- the cnot1 gene encoding CCR4-NOT transcription complex subunit 1 isoform X2: MNLDSLSLALSQISYLVDNLTKKNYRASQQEIQHIVNRHGPEADRHLLRCLFSHVDFSGDGKSSGKDFHQTQFLIQECVSLITKPNFISTLCYAIDNPLHYQKSLKPSPHLFTQLSKVLKLSKVQEVIFGLALLNSSNVDLRGFAAQFVKQKLPDLLRSYVDADLGGSQEGGFQDIAIEVLHLLLSHLLFGQKGSSGVGQEQIDAFLKTLCRDFPQERCPVVLAPLLYPDKRDILMDRILPDSGELNKTMMESSLADFMQEVGYGFCASLEECRNIIMQYGMREVTASQVARVLGMMARTHSGLSDGIGLQSISNPVGGGIWSDGKDKSDGSQAHTWNVEVLIDVVKEVNPNLNFKEVTYELDHPGFLIRDSKGLQIVVCGIQRGLGLEVFPVDLIYRPWKHAEGQLSFIQHSLMSPEVFCFADYPCHAVAIDILKAPPEDDNREIATWKSLDLVESLLRLSEVGHYEQVKQLFSFPIKHCPDMLVLALLQISTSWHTLRHELISTLMPIFLGNHPNSAIILHYAWHGQGQSPSIRQLIMHSMAEWYMRGEQYDQAKLSRILDVAQDLKSLSMLLNGTPFAFVIDLAALASRREYLKLDKWLTDKIREHGEPFIQACVTFLKRRCPSILGGLAPEKDQPKSAQLPPETLATMLACLQSCAGSVSQELSETILTMVANCSNVMNKARQPPPGVLPKGRAPSTSSLDAISPVQMDPLSAISSLSLGVSSTSHTPSMQGFPSLQGSAFSNPQSPAKAFSNLPNPNPSTAFPVISPLSSQLQGSLSTSLTGIGSGLGMPAVSSDPFGTRKMSTPGLNPPTFQQTDLSQVWPEANQHFSKEIDDEANSYFQRIYNHPPHPTMSVDEVLEMLQRFKDSNVKREREVFNCMLRNLFEEYRFFPQYPDKELHITACLFGGIIEKGLVTYMALGLALRYVLEALRKPFGSKMYYFGIAALDRFKNRLKDYPQYCQHLASIAHFLQFPHHLQEYIEYGQQSRDPPVKMQGSITTPGSLALAQAQAQSQTPKPPQPGQTCTLVTTATTTTTAPKTTTITRPTAVGPKKDVPPSINTTNIDTLLVATDQTERIVEPPENVQEKIAFIFNNLSQSNMSQKVEELKETVKEEFMPWVSQYLVMKRVSIEPNFHSLYSNFLDTLKNPEFVKMVLSETYRNIKVLLTSDKAAANFSDRSLLKNLGHWLGIITLAKNKPILYTDLELKSLLLEAYVKGQQELLYVVPFVAKVLESSLRSVIFRPQNPWTMGIMNVLAELHQEHDLKLNLKFEIEVLCKNLSLDISELKPGNLLRDKEKLKNLEEQLSAPKKETKPPEEMLPIVTTDSVPFTAAPSTPATTTTCTATGPPTPQFSYHDINVYALAGLAPHINININIPLLQAHPQLKQCVRPAIERAVQELVHPVVDRSIKIAMTTCEQIVRKDFALDSEESHMRVAAHHMMRNLTAGMAMITCREPLLMSIATNLKNSFAAALRAPTPQQREMMEEAAARIAQDNCELACCFIQKTAVEKAGPEMDKRLATEFELRKHARQEGRRYCDPMVLTYQAERMPEQIRLKVGGVDPKQLAVYEEFARNVPGFLPSNDLSQPTGFLAQPMKQQAWPTDDVAHIYDKCISDLEQHVHAIPPALAMNPQTQAMRSLLDAIVMARNSRDGIAALGLLQKAVEGLLDATSGADSDLLLSYRECHLLVLKALQDGRAYGPQWCNKQITRCLIECRDEYKYNVDAVELLIRNHLVNMQQYDLHLAQSMENGLNYMAVAFAMQLVKLLLVDERSVSHITEADLFHTIETLMRTNAHSRANAPEGLPQLMDVVRSNYEAMIDRHHGGPNFMMHSGISQASEYDDPPGLREKAEYLLREWVNLYHSAAAGRDSTKAFSAFVGQMHQQGILKTDDLITRFFRLCTEMCVEISYRAQAEQQHPTTSPAIIRAKCYHNLDAFVRLIALLVKHSGEATNTVTKINLLNKVGMLTMVLGIVVGVLIQDHDVRQTEFQQLPYHRIFIMLLLELNAPEHVLETINFQTLTAFCNTFHILRPTKAPGFVYAWLELISHRIFIARMLAHTPQQKGWPMYAQLLIDLFKYLAPFLRNVELNKPMQILYKGTLRVLLVLLHDFPEFLCDYHYGFCDVIPPNCIQLRNLILSAFPRNMRLPDPFTPNLKVDMLSEINIAPRILTNFTGVMPSQFKKDLDSYLKTRSPVTFLSELRSNLQVSNEPGNRYNIQLINALVLYVGTQAIAHIHNKGSTPSMSTITHSAHMDIFQNLAVDLDTEGRYLFLNAIANQLRYPNSHTHYFSCTMLYLFAEANAEAIQEQITRVLLERLIVNRPHPWGLLITFIELIKNPAFKFWSHDFVHCAPEIEKLFQSVAQCCMGQKQAQQVMEGTGAS; the protein is encoded by the exons ATGAATCTTGACTCGCTCTCGCTGGCTTTGTCTCAAATCAGCTACCTGGTGGACAATTTAACTAAGAAAAACTACAGAGCCAGCCAGCAGGAAATACAACAT ATTGTGAATCGTCACGGCCCTGAGGCAGACCGGCATTTATTACGCTGTCTCTTTTCCCATGTGGATTTCAGTGGCGATGGTAAAAGCAGTGGCAAAGATTTTCACCAG ACACAGTTTCTGATCCAGGAGTGCGTGTCTCTTATTACAAAACCAAATTTTATTTCAACGCTTTGTTACGCTATTGACAATCCCCTGCACTATCAAAAG AGTTTGAAACCATCACCTCATTTATTTACTCAGCTGAGTAAAGTTCTCAAGCTAAGCAAGGTTCAGGAG GTGATTTTTGGCCTTGCTCTGCTGAACTCCAGTAACGTAGACCTCCGAGGGTTTG CTGCTCAATTTGTGAAGCAGAAGCTCCCTGACCTCCTCCGCTCGTACGTGGACGCAGACCTCGGAGGGAGTCAGGAAGGTGGCTTCCAGGACATTGCCATAGAGGTTCTGCATCTGCTCCTCTCCCATCTTCTGTTCGGTCAGAAGGGCTCGAGTGGAGTCGGACAAGAGCAGATTGACGCGTTCCTCAAAACACTGTGCAGAG ATTTCCCGCAGGAGCGCTGTCCTGTGGTGCTCGCACCACTGCTGTACCCTGACAAACGGGACATTCTCATGGACAGGATCCTGCCAGACTCTGGAGAATTAAACAAGACCATGATGGAGAGCTCACTTGCTGACTTCATGCAAGAAGTTGGCTATGGCTTTTGTGCAAG TCTTGAAGAGTGCAGGAACATAATCATGCAGTATGGGATGCGAGAGGTGACAGCCAGTCAGGTGGCCAGAGTGCTGGGCATGATGGCCCGCACTCACTCTGGGCTGTCCGATGGCATTGGCCTGCAG TCCATCTCAAATCCAGTTGGTGGTGGGATCTGGAGTGATGGGAAGGACAAGAGTGATGGCTCTCAGGCCCACACCTGGAATGTTGAAGTTCTAATTGATGTGGTCAAAGAAGTG AACCCCAATCTGAATTTCAAAGAGGTGACCTATGAGCTAGATCACCCTGGCTTCCTGATCCGGGACAGTAAGGGGCTTCAGATAGTGGTCTGTGGGATCCAGAGGGGTCTGGGATTGGAGGTGTTCCCAGTAGACCTAATCTACAGACCATGGAAGCATGCAGAAGGACAG CTGTCATTCATTCAACACTCACTGATGAGTCCTGAAGTCTTCTGCTTTGCTGACTACCCCTGTCATGCTGTTGCCATTGACATCCTGAAGGCCCCACCTGAGGATGACAACCGAGAAATAGCCACATG GAAGAGTTTGGACCTAGTGGAGAGCCTCTTGCGCCTCTCTGAAGTTGGGCATTATGAACAGGTGAAGCAGCTATTCAGCTTTCCCATCAAGCACTGCCCGGACATGCTAGTGCTGGCGCTGCTACAGATCAGTACATCCTGGCACACCCTGCGTCATGAGCTCATCTCCACCCTCATGCCTATCTTCCTGGGCAACCACCCCAACTCTGCCATCATCTTGCACTATGCCTGGCATGGACAG GGCCAGTCCCCATCCATCCGTCAGCTGATCATGCACTCTATGGCTGAGTGGTACATGAGAGGAGAGCAGTACGACCAGGCCAAGCTATCCCGCATCCTGGATGTGGCTCAGGACTTGAAG TCTCTATCGATGCTGCTGAATGGTACTCCGTTTGCCTTTGTTATTGACCTTGCTGCACTTGCCTCTCGCCGTGAATACCTCAAACTTGACAAATGGCTCACTGACAAAATTCGAGAGCACGGG GAGCCGTTCATCCAGGCGTGCGTCACATTCCTGAAGAGACGTTGTCCCTCTATCTTGGGTGGTTTGGCTCCAGAGAAAGACCAGCCGAAAAGTGCTCAACTTCCTCCTGAAACTCTGGCTACCATGCTTGCATGTCTGCAGTCTTGTGCTGG GAGTGTGTCTCAAGAGCTGTCAGAGACTATCTTGACCATGGTGGCCAACTGTAGCAATGTGATGAACAAGGCCCGGCAGCCGCCACCAGGAGTCTTGCCAAAGGGACGAGCTCCCAGCACCAGCAGCTTAGATGCTATTTCACCTGTGCAG atggacCCTCTCTCTGCGATTAGCTCTTTGAGTCTAGGTGTCTCGTCCACCTCTCACACCCCGAGCATGCAAGGATTCCCCAGCCTGCAGGGCTCTGCCTTCAGTAACCCCCAGTCCCCAGCCAAAGCCTTCTCGAACCTGCCCAACCCAAACCCCAGCACAGCTTTCCCAGTTATCAGCCCCCTCTCTTCTCAGCTCCAAG gttcTCTGAGCACAAGCTTGACTGGGATTGGCTCAGGTTTGGGCATGCCCGCTGTCAGCAGTGACCCCTTCGGCACCAGGAAGATGAGCACACCGGGGCTGAACCCACCCACCTTCCAGCAGA CTGACCTCTCTCAGGTGTGGCCCGAGGCAAACCAGCACTTTAGTAAGGAGATAGACGATGAGGCAAACAGCTACTTCCAGCGCATCTACAACCATCCTCCACACCCCACAATGTCCGTAGATGAG GTGCTGGAAATGCTGCAGAGATTTAAGGACTCGAACGTCAAGCGGGAACGGGAAGTTTTTAACTGCATGCTGAGGAATCTGTTTGAGGAGTACCGATTCTTCCCTCAGTATCCGGACAAAGAGCTACACATCACCGCTTGCCTCTTTGGGGGGATCATTGAGAAAGGCCTGGTCACGTACATGGCGCTGGGCTTGGCCTTACGATATGTCCTGGAAGCCTTACGCAAACCATTCGGATCAAAGATGTATTACTTTGGGATAGCTGCACTAGATCGATTTAAAAATAG ACTGAAGGACTATCCCCAGTACTGTCAGCACTTGGCATCAATAGCCCATTTCCTGCAGTTTCCGCACCATTTACAAGAG TATATTGAGTATGGCCAGCAGTCCAGAGACCCTCCTGTGAAGATGCAAGGCTCCATTACCACCCCAGGTAGCCTAGCTTTAGCCCAGGCTCAAGCTCAGTCTCAGACCCCCAAACCCCCTCAACCTGGCCAGACCTGCACCTTAGTGACCACAGCCACCACAACAACCACTGCTCCCAAAACCACCACCATCACGAGACCTACAGCTGTTGGACCGAAGAAGGACGTCCCA CCTTCGATCAACACCACAAACATTGACACCTTGTTGGTGGCCACAGACCAAACTGAAAGGATCGTTGAGCCCCCAGAGAATGTTCAGGAGAAGATTGCATTCATCTTCAACAACTTGTCCCAATCAAACATGTCCCAAAAg GTGGAGGAGCTGAAAGAGACTGTGAAAGAAGAATTCATGCCCTGGGTTTCTCAGTACCTGGTTATGAAACGTGTCAGCATTGAGCCCAACTTCCACAGCCTGTATTCTAACTTCCTGGACACACTGAAAAACCCAGAGTTTGTAAAGATGGTTCTCAGTGAGACTTACAGAAACATCAAG GTCCTCCTTACCTCTGATAAGGCAGCTGCTAACTTCTCAGATCGATCCCTGCTGAAGAATTTGGGTCACTGGCTTGGAATAATCACCCTAGCTAAAAACAAACCCATACTGTACACA GACCTGGAGCTGAAATCTCTCTTGCTGGAGGCTTATGTGAAAGGCCAACAGGAGTTGCTGTATGTCGTCCCCTTTGTGGCCAAAGTCTTGGAATCAAGTCTACGGAGTGTG ATCTTCAGACCGCAGAACCCTTGGACCATGGGTATCATGAATGTACTGGCTGAGCTCCACCAGGAACATGACTTAAAG CTTAACCTCAAGTTCGAGATTGAGGTGCTCTGCAAGAATCTGTCTTTGGACATCAGTGAGCTAAAACCAGGAAACCTACTGAGAGACAAAGAGAAGCTGAAGAACTTGGAGGAGCAGCTCTCTGCACCAAAGAAAGAGACCAAGCCTCCTGAAGAGATGTTGCCTATAGTTACAACAG ATTCTGTTCCATTTACAGCTGCTCCGTCAACTCCAGCCACCACCACGACCTGTACGGCCACGGGACCACCCACACCACAGTTCAGCTACCATGACATCAATGTGTATGCCTTGGCTGGCCTGGCCCCACACATCAACATCAATATTAAC ATCCCATTACTACAGGCCCACCCTCAGCTGAAGCAGTGTGTAAGACCAGCAATTGAGCGTGCCGTACAGGAACTGGTTCACCCAGTGGTGGACCGATCCATCAAGATCGCCATGACAACCTGTGAGCAGATAGTCAGGAAGGACTTTGCGCTAGACTCTGAGGAGTCTCACATGCGTGTGGCCGCCCACCACATGATGCGTAACCTGACTGCCGGCATGGCCATGATCACCTGCAGGGAGCCTCTGCTCATGAGCATCGCCACCAACCTGAAGAACAGCTTTGCTGCAGCTCTTAGG GCTCCCACACCCCAGCAGAGAGAGATGATGGAAGAGGCGGCTGCTCGCATCGCACAGGACAACTGTGAGCTTGCTTGTTGCTTTATCCAGAAGACAGCCGTGGAGAAAGCTGGACCAGAGATGGACAAGAGGCTGGCCACT GAATTCGAGCTGAGGAAGCATGCTCGCCAAGAAGGTCGACGCTACTGTGACCCTATGGTGCTCACCTATCAGGCTGAGCGCATGCCAGAGCAGATCAGACTGAAG GTCGGTGGAGTGGATCCTAAACAGCTGGCTGTTTATGAAGAGTTTGCCCGTAATGTCCCAGGCTTCCTACCCAGTAATGACCTGTCTCAGCCAACTGGTTTCCTTGCCCAGCCAATGAAG CAACAGGCATGGCCCACAGATGATGTGGCTCACATCTATGATAAGTGCATTTCAGACCTGGAGCAGCACGTGCATGCAATTCCACCTGCCCTGGCCATGAACCCACAGACCCAGGCCATGCGCAGCCTTCTGGATGCCATTGTCATGGCTAGAAACTCCCGTGATGGCATAGCTGCCCTGGGCCTTTTGCAGAAG GCTGTGGAGGGTCTGCTGGATGCCACCAGTGGCGCTGATTCTGATCTTTTGCTGAGCTACAGGGAGTGCCACCTACTGGTGCTGAAAGCCCTACAGGACGGTCGTGCTTACGGTCCACAGTGGTGCAACAAACAAATCACCAG ATGCCTGATTGAGTGCAGAGATGAATACAAGTACAACGTTGATGCTGTGGAGCTCCTCATTAGAAACCACCTGGTCAACATGCAGCAGTATGACTTACACCTGGCTCAG tccATGGAGAACGGGCTCAACTACATGGCCGTGGCATTCGCCATGCAGCTGGTGAAGCTCCTACTGGTTGATGAGCGTAGCGTGAGTCACATCACTGAAGCTGATCTCTTCCACACCATTGAGACGCTGATGAGGACCAATGCCCACTCCAGAGCTAATGCTCCTGAAGG TTTGCCCCAGCTGATGGATGTTGTCCGCTCCAACTATGAAGCCATGATCGATCGTCACCATGGTGGGCCGAACTTCATGATGCACTCTGGGATTTCTCAAGCCTCTGAGTACGATGACCCACCAGGCCTTAGAGAGAAGGCAGAGTACCTGCTGAGAGAATGGGTCAACCTATACCACTCAGCAGCTGCAGGAAGAGACAGCACCAAGGCCTTCTCTGCATTTGTTGGCCAG ATGCACCAGCAGGGCATCCTGAAGACCGATGACCTGATCACTCGCTTCTTCCGGCTGTGCACAGAAATGTGTGTGGAGATCAGTTATCGTGCTCAAGCCGAACAGCAGCACCCAACCACCAGCCCTGCCATCATCAGAGCCAAGTGCTACCATAACCTGGATGCTTTTGTTCGGCTCATTGCGCTTCTTGTCAAACACTCCGGAGAGGCCACCAACACGGTCACCAAAATCAACCTTCTCAACAAGGTTGGAATGCTTACAATG GTTCTAGGCATTGTGGTGGGTGTATTGATCCAGGATCACGATGTGAGGCAGACGGAGTTCCAGCAGCTTCCGTACCACAGAATCTTCATCATGCTCCTGCTGGAGCTAAACGCACCAGAGCATGTGCTGGAGACCATCAACTTCCAGACCCTCACTGCCTTCTG CAATACCTTCCACATCCTGAGACCAACTAAAGCACCTGGTTTTGTCTATGCTTGGCTGGAGCTCATCTCACACCGCATCTTCATTGCCAGGATGCTTGCACATACCCCACAACAGAAG GGTTGGCCAATGTATGCCCAGCTGCTGATAGACTTGTTCAAGTATCTTGCACCCTTCCTAAGGAATGTTGAACTCAACAAACCTATGCAAATTCTCTACAAG GGAACACTTCGTGTTCTGCTTGTCCTGCTACATGACTTCCCAGAATTCCTGTGTGACTACCATTATGGTTTCTGCGACGTCATCCCGCCCAACTGCATCCAGCTGAGGAACCTGATCCTGAGTGCCTTCCCCCGCAATATGAGGCTTCCAGACCCCTTCACCCCTAATCTGAAG GTGGATATGCTGAGTGAAATCAACATCGCTCCCCGCATCCTCACTAACTTCACCGGTGTGATGCCGTCCCAGTTTAAAAAGGATCTTGACTCCTACCTCAAGACCCGTTCTCCTGTCACCTTCCTTTCTGAGCTGCGCAGCAACCTGCAG GTGTCCAACGAGCCAGGCAACCGTTACAACATTCAGCTGATCAATGCTCTGGTGCTGTACGTTGGAACCCAGGCCATTGCCCACATCCATAACAAGGGTAGCACTCCCTCCATGAGCACCATCACTCACTCGGCTCACATGGACATCTTCCAGAACCTCGCAGTCGATCTAGACACTGAGG GCCGCTATCTGTTCCTGAATGCGATAGCCAATCAGCTGCGTTATCCAAACAGCCACACGCACTACTTTAGCTGTACCATGCTGTATTTGTTTGCCGAGGCCAATGCTGAAGCCATTCAAGAGCAGATCACCAG